In the Methanobacterium alcaliphilum genome, AAGAGGCGCTTTGATATAGAGAAAACACAATGAATATCAAATCAAAAACTTACTTTTTCAAAAAATAGTTACATTCATCCTGTTTACCTGCAAGTCCCTGAATACCACAAGATTCATCAGATCGACAAATATCACATAAATCCTTTTTATTTATTTCTTCCAGATCCTGCTTGTCAGATAGTACTTTAATTATTTTAAAAAAGATTAAAGTAAAAAATTCCCTGTTCTCATCAAATTCGCCATAATATTTTTTTAATTTTCGTATCAAACCATCATAACTTCGACAATCTCTTAAATGTTCATAATTCAACATTTTAAATGGAATAAAAGGCAACCTTGAATGTCTTGTGGTAATTATTTCTGCTATGGCCAGAACATTACCATCTAAATCTTGTACCTCAAAACAACCTTCTTTAGTAAACCACTTCACGCCTTTTCGGATGGTTAAATTTTTATCGTTCAAATTAAAAACTGGTTCGTCAAACTTCATAAACTTCATCTAAAACCACTATTTATGAGGAATATTATGTCGTTCAGTATAATACAATAATATATAAATTAAACTTATGCATCTCAATAATTGGATTTAAGTATAATCTTAATTAGTCTATTATCCATAAATATTCTTTTAAGTAACCATATTACCAAATATGAATATCCAATGTGGACTTCAATATGAATTCTAAATTTTTCAGCTAGTTTATAGTAAGTATTAATCAACGGATATGGTAAAATAAGAAATAATTTAGCCCAATACAAGAAACTAAGCTTTTGGATTATAAAAAGAATATTGTATTAAAAAACATATTAAAGCCATCCCTTCAATTTAGCTTTTGATATATAATCTTCCACTGCAAAACGTATGACTTGTCCCATGGGAAGATCTCCTTTTTTTGATGCCAAAATAATTAAGTCATCATACATTTCTAAAGGTAATTTAAATGTGATTTGTTTATCTTTTTCATCACCATCATCTTTTTTAAAAGCTACAAACATTTTAATAACCTTCTTAATATTTTATTCATCTAAAAGAGCGTAATAAGAACCATTAAAACAAGATGTGCAGTATGCATTTCCACCTTTTAAATGATGTTTTCCATCCATTATTAATTCCCCACAACTCTTACAAACTGCTTTTTCACGGGGTTTTCCAGGTAAATAGTTTTCATCAATTTTAACTGATACTTTTTGAAGTTTAAATATTTCTTCAGCAGGGGTTTTGTTAATCCGTTCAATCATATCCTCAATAGATTCTTGCTCAGAGTACGATTTTTCACCTTTTTTATTAACTTCCAAATCAACTAAACGAATGGCTTTTTCCGTTTCTATATTAACAAAAGTTGCAGCAAATTTACCATAACCAACAGGTTTTAATGATTTTTTACCCACTGATGTTCTTGTAACTGCTAAAACAGCATCAGACATACAACGATCAATTTCTGTAAAAACTATCAAATTTTTATCTTTTTTGCCCGGTTCCATTCCCATTGATTCCATACCATAAATTGCTAATTTAGTACCCATGACTATTCCACCACAGATTTCTCCATGGAATTCTCCTGCTTTTTTAAGTAATTCTTTATATGCACTCATATTATCACGTAAAATCTTTAAAATTCAGTTTTGAATAGAAAAATCTAGATTAATGTTTTAACTATCTTCAACACTTTTTAAAGGAACGCAAACCTTCCTATTGTCCCCTACATCAACGATTTTCACATTGATACCGTATACTTTTTCCATATTTTCACGAGTTATGATATCATCTGGTGTTCCAATATCCAGGAAGTTACGATCTTTCATTATAGCCACTTTATTGGAGGATATGAAAGCATGATCCGGGTAATGGGATGTCATTATTACTGAAAGACCATCAGAGGCTAATTTAGAAATAACATCAAGTGTTTTCAGTTGATTTCCAAAATCAAGATGAGATGTAGGCTCATCCAATATCAATATATTTGGCTGCTGAGTAATGACCCTTGCGAAAAATACCAGTTGCTGTTCCCCGCCACTTAAAGAAGTGTAAGGTTTTTCTTTGATATCATTTATTCCAAACTTCTCTAAAGCAGCTTCTGCTATCTCATAGTCTTCTTCAGTGGGTGATTCCAGGAAATCTAGATGAGGGGCTCTACCCATAAGGACAACGTCCAGTACAGAAAAAGCAAATGTTGAAACATGACTTTGAGGAATATAACCAATATTCTGGGCAATTCTTCGCTGATCAATGTTTTTGACGTCTTCTCCATGGATATAAACAGCCCCATCTTTAAGATCAAGTAATTTATTTAAACATTTAATAAGAGTGGTTTTACCACAGCCATTAGGTCCCAGTATACAAACCACATCCCCCTTATCTACACTCAGATTGATATCTTCAAATGTATTTTCTACATCATCATAAGAGAATGTAGCATTCTTTATTTCTAATATACTCAAATATTCACTCTCCTAATCATTCATGTCCATTGATTGTATCCTCTTCTAAGTAAGTATAAGAAAAATGGGGCTCCAATTATTGCTGTTAGAATACCTATAGGAACTTCTGTAATGAGTATTGTTCTTGAAATATTATCAATCAATAATAAAAAAGAAGCACCCAAACAGATGGTGGCAGGCAATAAGTTTTTATGATCTGGACCCACAAGCATGCGGCTTATATGTGGAATAATTAAACCTACCCACCCTATAATACCACTAATAGATACTGCAGCTGCAGTTATCATAGTACAGCACAATATAATTATAAAACGTAATTTACCAGTATCAACACCTAAAGATTTAGATTCCTCATCACCCATTGCTAAAATATTTAATTTCCATCGAAGGATAAATAAAAAACTTATTCCTAATATAATAGGTATAGATGCCAGTAAAACCTCGTGATTATTCACCGAGGCTAAACTTCCCATCAACCAGTAGACAATTTGAGGTAGTTTTTCAAAAGGATCAGCCATATATTTACATAGGGATATTAATGCAGTAAATAGTGATCCAACACCCATACCACTTAAAACCATTATTAGTATCTCCGAACTTCTAATGGATCTGGCCAGAGCATATGTGACACACACTGCAATAAGGCCCCAGACAAAAGCTGATACTTGGGTTATAAGGGGTATGCCTACTAATAATATAGCTATGGAAGCCCCAAACCCAGCTCCTGAAGATACACCTAAAATATCTGGAGAAACCAGTGGGTTTTTAAATGTCCCTTGAAATGATGCTCCTGCTACAGATAAAGCTGCACCTACTAATATTGCAGCAACTATCCTTGGTAATCTTATATCCCATACAATAGTTGTAGCTGTGGGAGAAACCTGTAAAGCAGGATACACTTTAGCAAGAATAGTTAAAATAACTTCAACAGGCGTTAAAGGATATCTCCCAATGAGAAAAGAAACGAAAAATAGGAGTATTGGGAGAGTGATTAGAATCAAATTAACTGACCATCTTCTAGTATTATAATTTAAAGATAATCTCTTTTTTAGATTGTTTATTCCATCCGGCATGATCATACACTCATTTTAATTCCTAATTTTCTGATTTGAATATATTCGAACTTTAGATCTGCATCCCTGTGTTTCTTAAAAGATTTTTTACCTGATCATCACTTAACTGGTAGTGATAAAAGTCGTTATAAAATTCTTTTACAAGACTATTCAAGTCCATATTTTTGAATTTATCAGGGTAGAGTATTTTTGCAACCCAAGGAATTCCCATTATCATATTCCCACCAGTTGGCCTATCAAACCATTTAAATGGGGATTGTGGTGAAAGGTAAACTCTATTATTTTTAACTGCACTAACACTTTTCCAATCGGGATTGTTATAGACATTCTTAAAGAAAGTCGGGTCAGTAGTGATAATAACTTCAGGATCCCATTTTAAAACTTGCTCCAGGGATACATCAGTTTCACCTGCACCTCCTTTAATTTGAATATCTGCCACATTTTTACCACCACAGAAATCAATAAGTTGTCCATGAACAGAACCTGCTGGATCTGTTTTAAGTCCATCAACATCTTCTGCATAGTAAACTTTTACCTTTTCATTATCTGGTATTTGAGATACTACAGATTTTACTTCTTTTTGAACTTTATCATTGAAATTTACAAGTTTAGTTGCTTGATCATCTGCCTGTAATACAGTACCTAAGAATTTAATAGATGGATTAAGTGTTGTTATATTACTGGTATCTAATACACCCACTACAGGTATTGAACCAAATTTTTGCTGCCTTTCATTTAGAACAGAAATAGTGGATGTGTGGTATGAAGTTGAATTAGAAGGAGTTACACTATCAAATACTACATCAGGTTCCATGGCTATGAATTCTTCATAACTGCCTGATTGTGATCCAAACCATCCACCCACTGAGGATAAACCCCTATACTGGTCTGGTACATATTCTAATTCATAACCATCCATTTCATAGTTAAATGCCAGAAGCTTATCTGGGGCTAACATATATACTAGGACAGTAGTAGTAGGGGATGTAGACAATGTTTTAGTAACTGGAGATGGGATTGTTAAATTCCTATCAGCCATGTCGGTTATAGTAACATTACCTTTCCCTAATAGGCCACCATCTTGTGTGAGGTAGTATCCTCCAGTTGAACTTAATATTAATGCAACTGCTACAATTAAAATCAGATAATTTTTATTCATTTAATCACATTAAATCATTTAAGCTGCGGATTCTTCATCACTTTTCCACCAAATGAGGATCCATTCTTTTTGTTCATGGGGATTTTCCAGCCTTCCATCTTCTCTAGTAACCAAGATGGTTTTTAAGTGATCTTTTAAAATCTCTTCTTCTTCTGGATTTAAATCACCCATTTTCCATTTGTAGTTGTCCAAGGCCTCATCAATATCAGAGTATGAACTATTGGATGCAAATTCTAGTTTCTCTACGTTGGCTGCAATCCCCATTTGATAAAGCATATTATAAATGTAGATATAACTTGGAAAATTAGGATTCTCCTTTTTTAAAAGCTTGCATGCTTCATCCTCAAATTTCCTACTGTTAGGCCCCCAGACAGTGAGATAAACATATTTACCAATCTTATTAAACTCTTTTAACACATTCCCAATTTCGTGTACGCCATTAAGACACCTGGAAGCAACTATTACATCATGTTTACCAACACTTTCTAATGATATTTCAGCCAAATCTTCTTTTAGAAATGTTAAATTTTCAATTCCTTCTTTTTGAGCATTTTCTTTTAAAATATCAAGCATTTCACTGGATATGTCAACACATGTAACATTGGATACCTTTTTTGCTAAAGGTATAGTAATTATACCATTACCACACCCTACATCCAGAACTGAATAATCTTTTTCAGTTTCTATTTTGTTCAGAACCCTTTGCGGATAATCATCCTTTTCAGTCCATTTTTTAAATTTTTTTGCGATTTTATTCCAATCTTTCTTTTTATTGTCTGAAGGTAAATCCATTAATTCTTTTTTCCATTGTTCAGCCCAATTTATTTCATCCATAGGCTCTTTTATAACATTTAAATGTTCTTTTTCAACCATAATACCACTCAATTTTCTTATTCATTCGTTTATAAAATATAAATAAATTTTATCGTTTATTTGACTGCTATTTAACCATTATAAGTTTTCCAGTCTCGGGGTCTTTATACACAGTCCCCATTTCTTGATAACCTTCACCAGAACCAGAACCATTTTCAGGAGTGTCATTAATTGTTTCACCTGTGGTAACTGAAACCGTATTTTGGGAAGATGTTGTAGATTCAGATAATAATGAAGGGTTACTACTTAAAGCCATAACTGCAAATACTAAAAATCCAACTGCTAAAACTAGCATACAATCTGTTAAATTAATTATCCCCGATGTAGGGTCTTCTTCATCTACATCAAGAAACTTTCTTTTCTTTTTAGACATTTACTTTCACATCCATCCGCAAATTAATTACCATTGTTATAATTATCCAGAGATTCCAGAGTCGACTCAACTATGGCTTCTAAGATTGATAGATCATCTGCATACCACTTCTTCCTGTACCTTGATACCATAAATCCTATTGAACCTGCTGCTAAGCCAGTTACCGTTGTATCAAAAGCAATTGTCAATGATTGTGCAAGTGCCGTGATGTCCCCTGCACCTAGAGCTGAGAGACCAGGCCCTAAAGGAATTAAAGTTCCCATTAATCCCATTGTAGGGCCTAATCTAACAAGTATATCTGTTTTTTGGGTTTTAGATGCAAAATTAAGTTCTTCTTCTTCAATTAATTTAGTGGCCAATGCACTTCTTGATTTTGGCCCAATATCATAATTAGAAATGATTTTTATCAAAACAATTTTTTGATTGGCTGATAGATCACTTTCGTCCACTTTCTCTTTCATTTCCTGAGGATTAGACGAATTTGAAATGTTTCTTATAAGTTGCTCTATTTTATCTACATCAAATTTTGTTCTGGCAAATCTTTCAGTAATAAACCCACCCAAACTCAACACAGCATATATAATGAATATTAAAAGGACAACTATTACCGGGATAAGTAAACTTTGAGCTATTAAATAGAGTAAATTGCTTAAAACTTCGCTTCCAAAAATTATCATGTTAATCTCCTAATTTTACTGATTTTCCTTTATTGTATCCTCAGAATCTGCTATATTATATTTTTCATGTTTATCCTGCATTGATCTGTTATGTAAAAAAACTCCAAGCAGTAATATTCCAATTCCGGCTATAAACAAAAAGAATAATGATGATGTCGATTTAATAACCAGAGGATTTGTTTGAACATTTGATAGTGAATTGATATTAGGTATGAATATCGCTGCAATTATAAAGAATAAACCATTTAAAGTCATATAATTTGCAATTACTAATGGATAAGGACTTTCAGCTTTTCTTAAAAACTTAGAAAATAAAAAGAATATAATTATAACAATCAAAAGAGGCCCTAAAATATACAACTTCGCCTCAAAAGATGAAAAAATTGTGCTTTTACTTAATAAAATGAAATTGGAAATAATTCCCAAAAAACAACAAACAAAAGAAAATACAATGGCTGGTGACTTTAAATTTGTATATTCTTTTTTATTCTTTTTCCATCCACTAATTGTTAAAATAGCACCTATAATAAGTAAAAAACCAATTAAGGCCATTATAATGGAAATATAATTGCTCATCAAAGGGTATAATAAATTGACGTATTGTAAAATGATACAGGTCAAAATTAGACTTAAGAAAATAAATAAGCAATAAGTAATTGAGATAACCAATGCTTTCTTTTTTTCAATTCTAGAGAGACCCATTGCAAGGCCAATATTTATGGCCAACAATGTTATAACAGATATAATTAAAAATTCCCATATTATTTCGCTCATCTTCAACATCCCTAACTGAAATTAGTGTACTTTCCATTGTTTTTATTTGGTTCCACTGATAGTGAAGATTTAATAAAAGTTCCTTTTTCCATACTTAAATGTATAATATACCGAAATGGATATTTAAACATGTCGGTGCGAATAATAATACTCCTTGAAATAAAACAATTAAAAAGTTCAATTAAGTTAATCGATTAAAAAAAGAAATAAAAAAAAGTTAAAATAATTATTTTTTAAGCATTTTGCTGATATCTTTCCAGTAATATGCAACCATAACCACAATAACAAGAGCAATTATCGCTAGTATCGCTTTCAAGTTAGGGTTTTTAGTTACTTCATCAAGTAGCACGGCTTGGTTATTTTGGCTTTGATCATTTCCTGAAGTTCCATCAGATCCTGCTGAAGACCCACCAGTATCTGCAGAAGAGGTTAATCCAGCAAAACTTGAACCATCCCCCGAAGAAGAAGTAGAACCAGATCCACTTGAACCAGTGCCACCCCCATTTCCAGCTTCATTATCTTGATCACCAGAATTCATATTGGTCCATTCTTTATTTCCACCTGCTATTTTATCATCTTCATCAGAGTCATAATAACTTTCTGAAAAAGTAATCCTTAATTTTTCAAAACTTACCCCAGCTGTTGCAGTATTAAAATATTTTAAATCATCTTTATTGAGTTTTATAGTCATTACGCCATTGACAGAGATAGCTCGATAGACATGCCCATTAATATTAAAGTTACCTGTCAATGAAGGGAGTAATGATGCGATTTTATTTCCATCATAGAATATTATACTCAAAGTATTATGTCCCGTTTGGACTAATTGCATGGTTATTAACCTTGTTTGCAATTTAGGACAGAAATTACACATAGATTGTGAGCTGTGGCCATACCAATTACCGCCAAAAACAACTGTTTCATCAGTATCATGAATCTCCACTTCTCTTCTTTCATTACCATAAATAGCATTATAATTTACATTGAATTTAGAAGAGTATTCGTAGTTTTGACCAAAATTTATACCGACACCAGATGCACCGTCATCATCGGAACAAGTACTGTTAGTAATAATATTTTGAGTTATAGTCAAATTATAACTACCACTATTTACATTAATCCCAATTAAATTATGATTTATAATATTACCATTTATATAAGTATTTGATCCGGATTTATCAAGTGCAATACCTGCTTTTTTGTTATTTGTAATGTTATTTGTAGTGATTCTAGTATTTGTTACTTTTTCATCAAAGTAAATACCATGCATTTTGTTTTTGTTAATTTTATTTTTATTGATTCTCACTTTACTGGTGTTTTTTAAATTTACTCCATTTTGCCCATTATCTTCAATAGAATTTTGGTCTAGAATGATTTCTTTACTGTTGGAAATAGAAACACCATTTTTGCCATTAGAAGATAACTGATTTTTACTCAATGTTATATTCTGACTTTTTTCTATAGTTGCTCCATTATTTTCATTGCTTTTAATTGAATTACTATTAATATTCGTGTTTTTACTGTTATTTACA is a window encoding:
- a CDS encoding FmdE family protein, with protein sequence MSAYKELLKKAGEFHGEICGGIVMGTKLAIYGMESMGMEPGKKDKNLIVFTEIDRCMSDAVLAVTRTSVGKKSLKPVGYGKFAATFVNIETEKAIRLVDLEVNKKGEKSYSEQESIEDMIERINKTPAEEIFKLQKVSVKIDENYLPGKPREKAVCKSCGELIMDGKHHLKGGNAYCTSCFNGSYYALLDE
- a CDS encoding ABC transporter ATP-binding protein, with protein sequence MSILEIKNATFSYDDVENTFEDINLSVDKGDVVCILGPNGCGKTTLIKCLNKLLDLKDGAVYIHGEDVKNIDQRRIAQNIGYIPQSHVSTFAFSVLDVVLMGRAPHLDFLESPTEEDYEIAEAALEKFGINDIKEKPYTSLSGGEQQLVFFARVITQQPNILILDEPTSHLDFGNQLKTLDVISKLASDGLSVIMTSHYPDHAFISSNKVAIMKDRNFLDIGTPDDIITRENMEKVYGINVKIVDVGDNRKVCVPLKSVEDS
- a CDS encoding FecCD family ABC transporter permease, with protein sequence MPDGINNLKKRLSLNYNTRRWSVNLILITLPILLFFVSFLIGRYPLTPVEVILTILAKVYPALQVSPTATTIVWDIRLPRIVAAILVGAALSVAGASFQGTFKNPLVSPDILGVSSGAGFGASIAILLVGIPLITQVSAFVWGLIAVCVTYALARSIRSSEILIMVLSGMGVGSLFTALISLCKYMADPFEKLPQIVYWLMGSLASVNNHEVLLASIPIILGISFLFILRWKLNILAMGDEESKSLGVDTGKLRFIIILCCTMITAAAVSISGIIGWVGLIIPHISRMLVGPDHKNLLPATICLGASFLLLIDNISRTILITEVPIGILTAIIGAPFFLYLLRRGYNQWT
- a CDS encoding ABC transporter substrate-binding protein, translating into MNKNYLILIVAVALILSSTGGYYLTQDGGLLGKGNVTITDMADRNLTIPSPVTKTLSTSPTTTVLVYMLAPDKLLAFNYEMDGYELEYVPDQYRGLSSVGGWFGSQSGSYEEFIAMEPDVVFDSVTPSNSTSYHTSTISVLNERQQKFGSIPVVGVLDTSNITTLNPSIKFLGTVLQADDQATKLVNFNDKVQKEVKSVVSQIPDNEKVKVYYAEDVDGLKTDPAGSVHGQLIDFCGGKNVADIQIKGGAGETDVSLEQVLKWDPEVIITTDPTFFKNVYNNPDWKSVSAVKNNRVYLSPQSPFKWFDRPTGGNMIMGIPWVAKILYPDKFKNMDLNSLVKEFYNDFYHYQLSDDQVKNLLRNTGMQI
- a CDS encoding class I SAM-dependent methyltransferase, whose product is MVEKEHLNVIKEPMDEINWAEQWKKELMDLPSDNKKKDWNKIAKKFKKWTEKDDYPQRVLNKIETEKDYSVLDVGCGNGIITIPLAKKVSNVTCVDISSEMLDILKENAQKEGIENLTFLKEDLAEISLESVGKHDVIVASRCLNGVHEIGNVLKEFNKIGKYVYLTVWGPNSRKFEDEACKLLKKENPNFPSYIYIYNMLYQMGIAANVEKLEFASNSSYSDIDEALDNYKWKMGDLNPEEEEILKDHLKTILVTREDGRLENPHEQKEWILIWWKSDEESAA
- a CDS encoding DUF2149 domain-containing protein → MSKKKRKFLDVDEEDPTSGIINLTDCMLVLAVGFLVFAVMALSSNPSLLSESTTSSQNTVSVTTGETINDTPENGSGSGEGYQEMGTVYKDPETGKLIMVK
- a CDS encoding MotA/TolQ/ExbB proton channel family protein, which encodes MIIFGSEVLSNLLYLIAQSLLIPVIVVLLIFIIYAVLSLGGFITERFARTKFDVDKIEQLIRNISNSSNPQEMKEKVDESDLSANQKIVLIKIISNYDIGPKSRSALATKLIEEEELNFASKTQKTDILVRLGPTMGLMGTLIPLGPGLSALGAGDITALAQSLTIAFDTTVTGLAAGSIGFMVSRYRKKWYADDLSILEAIVESTLESLDNYNNGN
- a CDS encoding DUF2162 family putative transporter, giving the protein MSEIIWEFLIISVITLLAINIGLAMGLSRIEKKKALVISITYCLFIFLSLILTCIILQYVNLLYPLMSNYISIIMALIGFLLIIGAILTISGWKKNKKEYTNLKSPAIVFSFVCCFLGIISNFILLSKSTIFSSFEAKLYILGPLLIVIIIFFLFSKFLRKAESPYPLVIANYMTLNGLFFIIAAIFIPNINSLSNVQTNPLVIKSTSSLFFLFIAGIGILLLGVFLHNRSMQDKHEKYNIADSEDTIKENQ
- a CDS encoding right-handed parallel beta-helix repeat-containing protein codes for the protein MGTYYNNITLVINKSLNIVSKVKTLIIGSSDSNPIFLINGSKSSGTNISGFNFQSKNGDGIVIQNTSKISVSKNNMTKINGTAIKVNQSSNVNIYSNKINNSKAGLSVNNSKNTNINSNSIKSNENNGATIEKSQNITLSKNQLSSNGKNGVSISNSKEIILDQNSIEDNGQNGVNLKNTSKVRINKNKINKNKMHGIYFDEKVTNTRITTNNITNNKKAGIALDKSGSNTYINGNIINHNLIGINVNSGSYNLTITQNIITNSTCSDDDGASGVGINFGQNYEYSSKFNVNYNAIYGNERREVEIHDTDETVVFGGNWYGHSSQSMCNFCPKLQTRLITMQLVQTGHNTLSIIFYDGNKIASLLPSLTGNFNINGHVYRAISVNGVMTIKLNKDDLKYFNTATAGVSFEKLRITFSESYYDSDEDDKIAGGNKEWTNMNSGDQDNEAGNGGGTGSSGSGSTSSSGDGSSFAGLTSSADTGGSSAGSDGTSGNDQSQNNQAVLLDEVTKNPNLKAILAIIALVIVVMVAYYWKDISKMLKK